The Nitrospirota bacterium genome window below encodes:
- a CDS encoding YbaB/EbfC family nucleoid-associated protein, with product EMLQDLIVAATNEALKKGRDMLADEMKSMTGGLGMNIPGLM from the coding sequence GAGATGCTGCAGGACCTGATTGTTGCTGCGACTAATGAGGCGCTGAAGAAGGGCCGTGACATGCTCGCAGATGAAATGAAGTCAATGACCGGCGGACTCGGTATGAATATCCCCGGGCTGATGTAA